From Rhinopithecus roxellana isolate Shanxi Qingling chromosome 17, ASM756505v1, whole genome shotgun sequence, one genomic window encodes:
- the PPP4R3B gene encoding serine/threonine-protein phosphatase 4 regulatory subunit 3B, with product MSDTRRRVKVYTLNEDRQWDDRGTGHVSSTYVEELKGMSLLVRAESDGSLLLESKINPNTAYQKQQVKSFRMKSESFCTGDHYHFWIEPLSVYSKMCLLVLFN from the exons ATGTCGGATACGCGGCGGCGAGTGAAGGTCTATACCCTGAACGAAGACCGGCAATGGGACGACCGAGGCACCGGGCACGTCTCCTCCACTTACGTGGAGGAGCTCAAGGGGATGTCGCTGCTCGTTCGGGCAGAGTCCGACG gATCGCTACTCTTGGAATCAAAGATAAATCCAAATACTGCATATCAGAAACAACAG GTTAAAAGTTTCAGAATGAAAAGTGAAAGTTTTTGTACTGGTGATCATTATCATTTTTGGATTGAGCCACTGTCGGTTTATTCTAAGATGtgtttattagtattatttaacTAG